From a single Equus asinus isolate D_3611 breed Donkey chromosome 2, EquAss-T2T_v2, whole genome shotgun sequence genomic region:
- the ZWINT gene encoding outer kinetochore KNL1 complex subunit ZWINT, which produces MEVAETKAETAALETLAEVADILEPRGLQEEAEVPAQILAEFVTDSRKKDKLLCSQLQVVDFLQNFLAQEDTAQGLDPLASEDTSRQKAIAAKEQWKELKATYQEHVEAITSALTQVLPKVEEAQRKRAQLQEALEQLQAKKQVAAEKLRVAQKQWQLQQEKHLQHLAEVSAEVRERQTGMKQELERLYQELGTLKQEAGQEREKLQRHQTFLQLLYTLQGKLLLPEAEAELPQEQDLLEPKSQQVTQSQELNTGDTMERVGDVSSKASGPPPIADASLPQLSERQQHGEGS; this is translated from the exons ATGGAGGTGGCGGAGACCAAGGCGGAGACTGCTGCGTTAGA GACCCTGGCAGAGGTGGCAGATATCCTGGAGCCAAGAGGCCTGCAGGAGGAGGCAGAAGTGCCTGCCCAGATCCTGGCCGAGTTTGTGACG GACTCCCGAAAGAAAGACAAGCTGCTCTGTAGCCAGCTTCAGGTGGTAGACTTCCTGCAGAACTTCTTGGCTCAGGAGGACACTGCCCAGGGCCTGGACCCCTTGGCTTCTGAAGACACGAGCC GGCAGAAGGCAATTGCAGCCAAAGAGCAATGGAAGGAGCTGAAGGCCACCTACCAAGAGCATGTGGAAGCCATCACAAGTGCCCTGACTCAGGTCCTGCCCAAGGTGGAGGAGGCCCAAAGGAAGCGGGCACAGCTCCAGGAGGCCCTTGAACAACTCCAGGCCAAG AAGCAAGTGGCCGCGGAGAAACTCAGAGTAGCGCAGAAGCAGTGGCAGCTGCAACAG GAGAAGCATCTGCAGCATCTGGCAGAGGTTTCTGCAGAGGTGAGAGAGCGTCAGACAGGAATGAAACAGGAGCTTGAGCGGCTGTATCAGGAACTTGGAACCCTGAAGCAGGAGGCAGGGCAGGAGCGAGAAAAGCTGCAGAG GCACCAGACCTTCCTCCAGCTGCTCTACACCCTGCAGGGTAAGCTGCTACTccctgaggcagaggcagagctaCCACAAGAGCAGGATCTTCTTGAACCTAAGTCCCAGCAGGTGACCCAGTCCCAGGAGCTCAACACTGGGGACACCATGGAGAGAGTCGGGGATGTGTCGTCCAAG GCCAGTGGCCCACCACCTATTGCAGATGCAAGCTTGCCACAGCTTTCTGAGAGACAGCAGCATGGGGAAGGATCCTAG